The Lentimicrobium sp. L6 DNA segment GCTTTGTATGGTTTTTGGTCAACTTACTAATCGAAATAGTCTTCGAGATTTGACAGTTATAATTAATGCCCATAGTTCAAAATCGTATCATTTGGGATTCGGTATATCTGTTTCAAAAAGTAATTTATCGAAGGCCAATAACAAGAGAAATTCAAAAATATTTGAAGAGTTTGCTTATTAGCTAATTGATATAGCTCAAAAAAAATTAAAGAATGAAGACTTTGAGATTAAAGGCAAAATATATGCTTTTGATTCATCTACAATAGATTTGTGTCTTAGTGTATTCTGGTGGGCTAAATTCCGTAAAAATAAAGGTGGGATAGAGCTCCATACTCTTTATGATATCACGGCTAAAATCCCTGTATTTATTCATATAACAGAAGCAACAATACATGATGTAAATGCAATG contains these protein-coding regions:
- a CDS encoding DUF4372 domain-containing protein, producing the protein YVCDYKLFIMNTGKYVFAQLISFLPQRVFDRFVSKYYGNKYVKHFSCWNQLLCMVFGQLTNRNSLRDLTVIINAHSSKSYHLGFGISVSKSNLSKANNKRNSKIFEEFAY